DNA from Mucilaginibacter mallensis:
CAGGTACATTACTTCCTTAACCGCTTTAATTACGCGCTCAGGGTTTGGCAGGTATTCCTGTATAAGCGTTGGGGCATAAGGCAATGGAACATCGCCACCCATAATACGCAGGATAGGTGCATCAAGGTAATCAAACGCATCTTTTTGCACTTTAAAGGCAACCTCAGTAGCTATTGAGCCTAATGGCCAGCTTTCCTCAACTAAAACCAAACGGTTTGTTTTTTTAACAGATGCGATAACAGTTGGGTAATCAATAGGGCGTACAGTACGTAAGTCGATCACTTCTGCATGGATGCCTTCTTTTTCCAGTTCGGCAGCAGCAGCTATAACTACTTTCATTATTTTACCAAAGCCAACCAAAGTTACATCAGTACCTTCTTTTACTACTTTAGCTTTTCCTATTTCAATATAGTAAGGTTCTTCAGGCACTTCGCCTTTATCGCCATACATTAATTCTGATTCCATGAAAATAACCGGATCGGGATCAATAATAGCTGATTTTAATAAACCTTTGGCATCAGCCGGGTTTGATGGTACAACCACTTTTAAACCAGGGCAGTTAGCATACCA
Protein-coding regions in this window:
- a CDS encoding pyruvate dehydrogenase complex E1 component subunit beta, producing MREIQFREALREAMNEEMRKDENIYLMGEEVAEYNGAYKVSQGMLDEFGAKRVIDTPISELGFAGIGIGSAMNGLRPIIEFMTFNFSLVAIDQIINGAAKIMSMSGGQFSVPIVFRGPTGNAGMLSSQHSQCFENWYANCPGLKVVVPSNPADAKGLLKSAIIDPDPVIFMESELMYGDKGEVPEEPYYIEIGKAKVVKEGTDVTLVGFGKIMKVVIAAAAELEKEGIHAEVIDLRTVRPIDYPTVIASVKKTNRLVLVEESWPLGSIATEVAFKVQKDAFDYLDAPILRIMGGDVPLPYAPTLIQEYLPNPERVIKAVKEVMYLVK